One Amorphoplanes digitatis genomic window carries:
- a CDS encoding cation diffusion facilitator family transporter — protein MGAGHDHGGQALRAGERHRSRLWWAAGLLATFMLAEAAAALLTGSLALLSDAGHMFTDVLGIAMALAAITAAGRAGVDSQRTFGLYRLEVLAALGNALLLTGVAVYVLIEAVRRFADPPHVPAGPMLLVATGGLVVNIVAFLLLRSGAKESLNVRGAYLEVVGDLLGSVGVIIAAGIIAVTGWSYADPIVAVIVALMILPRTFALGRSAVRILVQAAPAHLDVTVVRDRLAAVPGVRDVHDLHVWTLTSGMDVASAHLRLEPTAELGTVLATAREALHDEFEIEHATLQVEPVTTGGSCTPAGW, from the coding sequence ATGGGAGCCGGGCACGACCACGGAGGCCAGGCGCTGCGCGCCGGCGAGCGGCACCGGTCCCGCCTCTGGTGGGCGGCCGGACTACTTGCCACGTTCATGCTGGCCGAGGCCGCCGCCGCGCTGCTGACCGGCTCGCTGGCGCTGCTCTCCGACGCCGGGCACATGTTCACCGACGTGCTGGGCATCGCCATGGCGCTGGCCGCGATCACCGCCGCCGGCCGGGCCGGCGTGGACTCCCAGCGCACCTTCGGGCTCTACCGGCTCGAGGTGCTCGCCGCCCTGGGCAACGCCCTGCTGCTGACCGGCGTCGCGGTCTATGTGCTGATCGAGGCGGTGCGCCGCTTCGCCGATCCCCCGCACGTGCCCGCCGGGCCGATGCTCCTGGTCGCCACCGGCGGCCTCGTGGTCAACATCGTCGCGTTCCTGCTGCTGCGCTCGGGCGCCAAGGAGAGCCTGAACGTGCGCGGCGCGTACCTCGAGGTGGTCGGCGACCTGCTCGGCTCGGTCGGCGTGATCATCGCGGCCGGGATCATCGCGGTCACCGGCTGGTCGTACGCGGACCCGATCGTCGCCGTGATCGTGGCGCTGATGATCCTGCCGCGCACGTTCGCCCTCGGGCGCTCGGCGGTGCGCATCCTGGTCCAGGCCGCGCCCGCGCACCTCGACGTCACGGTGGTGCGCGACCGGCTCGCGGCCGTTCCCGGCGTGCGCGACGTGCACGACCTGCACGTCTGGACGCTCACCTCGGGCATGGACGTGGCCTCGGCGCACCTGCGCCTCGAGCCGACGGCCGAACTCGGCACGGTGCTGGCCACCGCCCGCGAGGCGCTGCACGACGAGTTCGAGATCGAGCACGCGACCCTCCAGGTCGAGCCGGTCACCACCGGCGGGTCCTGCACGCCGGCGGGCTGGTAG
- the surE gene encoding 5'/3'-nucleotidase SurE encodes MTPRILITNDDGIDSPGLRHLARAAARQGLDIVVAAPLTEASGSGAAITAVEQNGKIVVQRRELTGVRNVPAYGVAASPAFIVLLALRGAFGPPPTIVIAGVNRGANAGASVVHSGTVGATLTASHAGLHGLAVSLDVFTPANTISEDGGQAAGEPGQDDDEKRHWDSAADLAIKLLPTLTHTPVGTVLNLNVPDLHVDGIRGLRRAGLARFGQVQMSIAEAGEGYVRTAVQAADEPIEPGTDLAALAEGYAVVTPIRSPAEATDVTFNLEAIVVQTPAI; translated from the coding sequence ATGACGCCACGAATCCTGATCACCAACGACGACGGCATCGACTCGCCCGGGCTCCGGCACCTGGCCCGGGCCGCCGCGCGCCAGGGCCTCGACATCGTCGTCGCCGCGCCGCTCACCGAGGCGAGCGGCAGCGGCGCCGCCATCACGGCCGTCGAGCAGAACGGCAAGATCGTCGTGCAGCGGCGCGAGCTGACCGGGGTCAGGAACGTCCCCGCGTACGGGGTGGCCGCGTCGCCCGCCTTCATCGTGCTGCTGGCCCTGCGCGGTGCCTTCGGGCCGCCGCCGACGATCGTGATCGCCGGGGTCAACCGGGGCGCGAACGCGGGCGCGTCCGTCGTGCACTCGGGCACGGTCGGCGCCACGCTCACCGCGTCCCACGCGGGCCTGCACGGGCTCGCGGTCTCCCTGGACGTGTTCACCCCCGCCAACACCATCTCGGAGGACGGCGGCCAGGCCGCCGGCGAACCCGGCCAGGACGACGACGAGAAGCGGCACTGGGACAGCGCGGCCGACCTGGCGATCAAGCTGCTGCCCACGCTGACGCACACGCCGGTCGGCACCGTGCTCAACCTGAACGTGCCCGACCTGCACGTGGACGGGATCCGCGGGCTGCGCCGGGCCGGGCTGGCCCGGTTCGGCCAGGTGCAGATGAGCATCGCCGAGGCGGGCGAGGGCTACGTGCGCACCGCGGTGCAGGCCGCCGACGAGCCGATCGAGCCGGGCACGGACCTGGCCGCGCTGGCCGAGGGTTACGCGGTGGTGACACCGATCCGGTCGCCGGCCGAGGCGACGGACGTGACGTTCAACCTCGAGGCGATCGTGGTGCAGACGCCGGCGATCTAG
- a CDS encoding STAS domain-containing protein, translating to MTLSITTSTLPLGVVEISPSGEIDVENAYEIKEAVAELLAAGHPERIELDMHAVAFIDSVGISALVAAFQLASVSGVKLVVTRPSRFAHRQLWVTGLLGLFGAPEPCTDCPDPSRPALASRP from the coding sequence GTGACGCTGTCGATTACGACGTCGACGCTGCCCCTCGGGGTGGTGGAGATCTCACCGAGCGGCGAGATAGACGTCGAGAACGCGTACGAGATCAAGGAAGCTGTGGCGGAGCTGCTCGCCGCCGGACACCCCGAGCGCATCGAGCTCGACATGCACGCCGTGGCCTTCATCGACTCCGTGGGCATCAGTGCCCTGGTGGCCGCGTTCCAGCTCGCCAGCGTGAGCGGCGTGAAGCTGGTCGTCACCCGCCCCAGCCGGTTCGCACACCGTCAGCTGTGGGTCACCGGGCTGCTCGGCCTCTTCGGCGCCCCGGAGCCGTGCACCGATTGTCCGGATCCGTCCCGGCCGGCGCTCGCGTCCCGGCCCTGA
- a CDS encoding serine/threonine-protein kinase has protein sequence MALLPMGTAIFRRYVLICAIGQGGVSTVYSAVDARRGRKLAIKVLAPSLAHDRRARDDVRREALITDRLRHPSVPRVFEYGEAPLPDGTVVPYVVFELLAGVPLTERLAGGRLDWPEAVRIAATAADVLAVAHRRGVVHRDLTARNVMVSAGAIKIIDFGLATAALRAGEPSAPPIVVRGDNRRPPSHPKTAFARPSDDVYTLGVLLYEMLTGRSPYPSAIAATIVAAGRVAHLAPTPVLTIPGLPPQLRDLVRACMAKRPDDRPRSVDVALALWRILDGVRLPEPSVN, from the coding sequence GTGGCGCTACTTCCGATGGGCACCGCCATCTTCAGGCGATATGTGCTGATCTGCGCCATCGGCCAGGGTGGCGTCTCGACCGTGTACTCCGCCGTCGACGCCCGCCGCGGCCGCAAGCTCGCGATCAAGGTGCTGGCCCCGAGCCTGGCGCACGACCGGCGGGCCCGCGACGACGTCCGCCGCGAGGCCCTGATCACCGATCGGCTGCGGCACCCGAGCGTGCCCCGCGTCTTCGAGTACGGCGAGGCGCCGCTGCCGGACGGCACGGTGGTCCCGTACGTGGTGTTCGAGCTGCTGGCCGGGGTGCCGCTGACCGAGCGGCTGGCCGGCGGCCGGCTGGACTGGCCCGAGGCCGTCCGGATCGCCGCGACGGCCGCCGACGTGCTGGCCGTGGCGCACCGCCGCGGCGTGGTGCACCGCGACCTGACCGCCCGCAACGTGATGGTCAGCGCGGGCGCCATCAAGATCATCGACTTCGGGCTGGCCACGGCCGCCCTGCGCGCCGGCGAACCCTCCGCGCCGCCGATCGTGGTGCGCGGCGACAACCGCAGGCCGCCCTCGCACCCGAAGACGGCGTTCGCCCGGCCCTCGGACGACGTCTACACGCTGGGCGTGCTGCTCTACGAGATGCTGACCGGCCGGTCGCCGTACCCGTCGGCGATCGCGGCCACGATCGTGGCCGCCGGCCGGGTCGCCCATCTGGCGCCGACCCCGGTCCTGACGATCCCGGGCCTCCCGCCGCAGCTGCGCGACCTGGTCCGCGCCTGCATGGCGAAGCGGCCCGACGACCGGCCCCGCAGCGTGGACGTCGCCCTGGCGCTCTGGCGGATCCTGGACGGCGTGCGCCTACCGGAGCCGAGCGTCAACTGA
- a CDS encoding 1-phosphofructokinase family hexose kinase has product MSHRGVMVFVPAPQLTVTLEQQNDRAELHVHPGGQGVWQARMITLLGAQVTLCAAVGGEVGQVLEPLLEFQGVTLKTIRRGWGTGWYVHDRRGGERTALAEDPGQPLSRHEMDELYSIALAEGLRAGIAVLGGPAHPSVVPAEVYRRLATDLGANGCKVIVDLSGAHLSAALEARPYVVKVSHEELLRDGRATEDTTDSLAGALHGLHDDGAAMALVSRGDAGALALIEDRMYEVDMPRMIATEPRGAGDSMTAGIAAVLAQGGTPCDAVRTGAAAGALNVTRHGLGTGRYDAVQVLTERVRLTPLDTKVPA; this is encoded by the coding sequence ATGAGCCACAGAGGCGTCATGGTGTTCGTGCCCGCGCCCCAGCTGACCGTGACGCTCGAGCAGCAGAACGACCGCGCCGAACTGCACGTGCACCCCGGCGGCCAGGGCGTCTGGCAGGCCCGGATGATCACGCTGCTCGGCGCGCAGGTCACCCTCTGCGCGGCCGTCGGCGGCGAGGTCGGGCAGGTGCTGGAGCCGCTGCTGGAGTTCCAGGGCGTGACGCTGAAGACCATCAGGCGCGGCTGGGGCACCGGCTGGTACGTGCACGACCGGCGCGGCGGCGAGCGTACGGCGCTCGCCGAGGATCCCGGCCAGCCGCTGTCGCGGCACGAGATGGACGAGCTGTACAGCATCGCGCTGGCCGAGGGGCTGCGGGCGGGCATCGCCGTGCTCGGCGGGCCCGCGCACCCCTCGGTGGTGCCCGCCGAGGTCTACCGGCGGCTCGCCACCGACCTCGGCGCCAACGGCTGCAAGGTCATCGTGGACCTGTCGGGCGCGCACCTCAGCGCCGCGCTCGAGGCCCGGCCGTACGTCGTCAAGGTGAGCCACGAGGAGCTGCTGCGCGACGGCAGGGCCACCGAGGACACCACCGACTCGCTGGCCGGCGCGCTGCACGGGCTGCACGACGACGGCGCCGCGATGGCGCTGGTCTCGCGCGGCGACGCGGGCGCGCTGGCCCTGATCGAGGACCGGATGTACGAGGTGGACATGCCCAGGATGATCGCCACCGAGCCGCGCGGCGCGGGCGACTCGATGACCGCCGGCATCGCGGCGGTGCTGGCCCAGGGTGGTACGCCGTGTGACGCCGTGCGTACCGGCGCCGCCGCCGGGGCCCTCAACGTCACCCGCCACGGGCTCGGCACCGGACGCTACGACGCGGTCCAGGTGCTTACCGAACGGGTGAGACTGACGCCCCTCGACACGAAGGTGCCGGCATGA